GAAGACCCTGTCCAACCTGGAAGAGGCCCGCGCCCGCGGCGGGCGCCTGATCGCCGTGGGCACGGAGGGGGACGGCGTGCTGGCCGGAAAGGCGGAGGACGTCCTTTATCTCCCCCCCTGCGGCCGCTACACCCTTCCGATCCTGGAGGTCGTCCCGCTCCAGCTTCTCGCGTACCACATGGCGGTGCTCAAGGGCACCGACGTCGACCAGCCGAGGAACCTCGCCAAGAGCGTCACCGTGGAATAGAGACAAAACCAACGCGGCCCGACCGGCATCCTACATATGCCCGAGCCATCGCGGTGCCGTGAGGGAGTCAACGATGAAAGTCAGTTTTTACGGCCACGTACGCCAGTACCACAGCCTGAAGGCGGAACTGGATGCCGTGATCGGCGAGGTCCTCGAGAGCGGCGAGTACGTGACGGGGCCGACGCTGGCGCGGTTCGAGCGGGAGCTGGCGGCGTACTTCGGCATGAAGAACGCCATCGGCGTCAACTCCGGCACGGATGCCCTTTGGCTCACGTTCCTGGCCTTGGGGATCGGCCCGGGCGGCGAGGTCATAACGACCGCCAACACGTTCTTCGCCACGGCCGAGGCGATCTGGTTCACCGGCGCGAAAGCCGTCTTCGTGGATATCGAGCCGGCCACGTGCAACATCGATCCGAACCGGATCGAGGCGGCCATCACCCCCCGCACCAAGGCCATCGTGCCGGTCCACCTCTACGGCCAGATGGCGGACATGCGGTCGGTATCCGGGATTGCGAAACGCCATGGCCTGTTCGTGGTGGAGGATTGCGCGCAGGCGATCGGCGCGCGCGGCGACGGATTCGCCGCCGGCGAATTGAGCGACGCGGCCTGCACCAGCTTCATCATCCAGAAAAACCTGGGTACGTTCGGCGACGGCGGCGCCGT
This genomic stretch from Deltaproteobacteria bacterium harbors:
- a CDS encoding DegT/DnrJ/EryC1/StrS family aminotransferase gives rise to the protein MKVSFYGHVRQYHSLKAELDAVIGEVLESGEYVTGPTLARFERELAAYFGMKNAIGVNSGTDALWLTFLALGIGPGGEVITTANTFFATAEAIWFTGAKAVFVDIEPATCNIDPNRIEAAITPRTKAIVPVHLYGQMADMRSVSGIAKRHGLFVVEDCAQAIGARGDGFAAGELSDAACTSFIIQKNLGTFGDGGAVITNREDIVPRIRALRNHGSLKRSYHSMGYNSRLDDLHAGVLSVKLKKVDEWNDRRREIAAMYTDGLKKTGLTLPFEKPGYRHVYHLYVIETPRRDAMLKYLNDSGVDAKVHYPIPIHRQEGFPWGKPADLDVRLPLTEKSAASVISLPIFPEITQAEVDHVVDTCRAWAAR